In the bacterium SCSIO 12741 genome, TCGGGTAGCCCAAATGGTGGTGACTTCAGCGGGTGAATTAGGCAAACCTGAAAAGGTCGTAATCCAACTTGCACGGGAGAATAAAATTGGGGGAATTGTATTTCTTAAAGGCACCAAAGAAGATCACAAAAGATTGATCGATTCGATCAATGCTATTAGTAGCTCACAGGGTTATTTGCCCTTGTTATACTCTATTGATGCAGAGCCCAGTTTGTTTAACGGTAGACTGCAAGGAACGGAAACACTGATGAACACAGCTGACATTAAAACCGTTCAGCAATCGGATTCAGTCGCAAGAATTATAAATGAGCAATTATTGGATATTGGTTTTCGTCAAAACTTTGCACCCGTAGCCGATATTAGCCCGCAGAATGAAGCGATTAGAAATAGGAGTTTTGGAAATGATAAGGATACGGTAATTGAATTGAGTAAGCAGTTTATTCAAACCACCCAAGAGCAGGGAATTATTGCCACCGCCAAGCATTTTCCAGGTCACGGATTGGTCAAGGGCGATACGCATGAAAAATCCGTTTACATCGATGGAGAATTGCAGGAATTGGATGTTTACCCACCGCTTATCGAAGCTGGGGTTCTTTCCATTATGATTGCTCATATTACCATCCGCAACAACCCCAAGTACAACACCGATGGACTTCCTGCTAGCTGTTCCAGGAACATTGTTACCGATTTATTGAAAGAGGAATTAGGCTTTAAAGGTCTCGTAATCACAGATGCCTTAAATATTATGAAGGCGGTGACCATAATCGATGATGCTCCTTTGCTGGCATCTAAGGCCGGTAATGATATGTTGCTGATGCCCATTGACGAAACCAAGACCATTGAATCCATTCTGGATGAAATGGAAAACGACTCCGATTACAAAACGCAGGTTTACCAGTCAGTCAAGAAAATTATACGGTTGAAGTTATTTTTAGGGCTGATGGAATAAGGTTGGCCCGGTTTATAGAAAGAAACCGAATAAATAGGAAATAAAAAGGCCGCGTCAGAAATGAGGCGGCCTTTTCTATAGGGTCTATAATTGCTTGTAACTATCTGTTAATGATTAGTTTTTCGCGAAGTACATGCTCCTCGTTGTCGGATGCTACAAGGTTGTAGTATCCAGGACTCAAGGTGCTGATGTCTAATTCATTACTCCCGTCAAGATTCGCAGAAAGCACTTTTTTTCCACTCATGTCATAAACCGAAACATGGGTTTGTTCTCCAAATCCGAAGAAGGTTACCATTTGTGAGGCAGGGTTAGGTGCAAAACTAATTTCAGCTTGAAGGCTAAAATCTGAACCATCGCTTAACGGTTGTTTAGGTGTAGGAGGTGGACCACATGATTCACAGTTGGGTAGGCCAAAGTTTACCATCCTTTCATTGGAGCAATAGGTCTGTTGGCATAGGGTTCCGTCTGCTCCTCTGGCGTATACCGTCACACAAACATTGTATTGGCATTCAGCGGGATTTATTCCATAGTTGTGATCAGCCGTTGGAACGGTTGTCGTTGAGGAATTTCCGTCGCCCCAATCCCAGTAATATTGATAGGCGTAGGTACCCGGTCCGGCAGTATAATTGACGGTATGCGAATAATAGTAGCACCCAATAAGGGTTCTGGTAATTCCAGTAATATTGATATTACATGACAATTCCTGTGGGCAGCCATACGATATTAAGTGAGGGCTTTCATAAGAATCGGAGAGCTTGAAATGAACATCGTATTGTCTATCGGTTGGATCTTGAACCCCTGTCATGGTGAATGCCGGAAATTCGGTTTGAGTTGAAAATTCTTCTTCACATTCCATATTGGTTTTTCCGATCATATCCGTTTGAGTAACCGTTAGGTCGAGGACACCGTTTGCACCGCTTGTGCTAGAAAACTGATAATTGGCAAGTGCATATCCATCGTTCCATCGAGTAATGCGATCTCTTACATTGTCCCTATAATCTTCTAGGCTATAATGGTAATGATCGTGATTTCTAAGACCAGGATTATAGGCTCGAATTTGATTCACGTTGGTTACGGAGAGTGACGATAAGTCTACTTGCAAAACAATGTTTCTAAAATCTCTGGCATTAAGCGGGTAGCCACATCCCACTAAGCTACTGTATCCAGCCAGTGTCATGGTATTGCTCTGAGGGTGCACATCGATAAAGCTTATTCTGCAATCCAGGTTATGTACATCCTCAAGGTCTGGATAATTGGCAATTCTCGAGATAAAGGCACCAGGTGTTGAAGCTTGAGAAACCTCTACCAAGGAAGGGCCTTCAAATCGTTGATTTTCTACATAGTAATACTTATCGTTGGTAGCATCGAAATACCCAGCTTTACTTGGGTGAATATTGTGAATGTTATTGCCCTGAATGGTGTGGCTGGTGCTCCAAATTAAACTGCCTGAGTAGTCATAACAAAAAGCTCCATTAATAGGATCACTAACGCTTGTGATGCGACCATTGACCACAATTCCCACTCCTGGAATCTCGGTGATTGATAAGAATTCATTTCTAGACTGAAGGGTTGCCGATGTTGGCGTATTTATTTCATACGACCAATTAAAAGTAAGGTCATTGTTAAGGCTTATCAGAAGGCAGGTTTCGTTAGATAAGGCTGCATTACCACCTGGATATAGTGGATTCTCCGAGGCGTAACCCACCAAGAAGTACTTATCCCTATCTCTGGAGTAAAGAATATCATGGGCAAATTGCTCCGTGTAGATCGTATTGGGGTCGTGCTCAAGCTCCACTAAATCAACGAATGAACCATCGGACTGATTGAGCCGCATAACAAAGATTTTATGCTTTCCATTGACCAGATTTGATCCGGTGAGGAGAATATAATCTTCCCCCTGAAGGCTCATGTCTAAACAACGCTCATCGGAGCCAATGTCATGGAATTTTTCCCAAATTACGGAGCCGCTTTGATCCATTTTTTGAACATGAATATCTGTGTTGGTGAGGCTTCCTATGGGATATACAGTGCCGGCCATGATCACATCTTCCCCAACGGATTCTATGGAATAATGGTCATGGTCCATTTCAATGGATTGATTGGAAATAAACTGAGCGTGTAGGCTTCCTATTACGCCCAAAAAGAAGAGTACTAAAAGGTTTCGTTTGAACATTTTGGTTAAGTATTAATTGAACAATGAAACAATAGTACCCGTTTAATATAGGGCTCATTGAGGCTATTTCAAATCTCGCCGAATTGATTGCAAATAAGCCCCATTGGGGTTCAAATCAGAATTTTGTACTTAGGTGATAAAATGAGACTGTAGCCTACAAAGAATCAAATGGAACAAAAGTCTACACTCGTTAAAAGTGAGCCAATTCTTCCTGGCTGCTCTGTGCTAAACTCTGATTGGGAGTTAATCAGAATCTCAAGGGTGGACCAAAGATGCCCCCTATTTGGCTTTGCGAAAAAGGAAAAAACTGCCGGAGAAATCTAAACACCAACTCCGGCAGTTTTTCGTGCTCATATGAAATGAGCGAAGTCTTCTATTAATTACTTAACCAACTTGAATAGGGTCCCAGCTGAGGTTGCATTTTTAATGTCGCTGATTTTTGCGGTAATACTCACGGTTACCTTTTTAGTCTCAGTTACCTGGGCGGGTAGAAAATTATCTCCAACCGTTATATCCTTACAAGTTAGTGTCATGTTGTCGCCGTCAATTTTTACGTCCATTTTGATGGTTGCCGATTCGGTGTACCACCACTGCTTGCCATCCTTGTCCTTTATGGAGTTGAAATAGAACTTACCTGCCGGAAGGTTTTGCCAGTGATAGCTAAATGAACTTTCCAGAGTGGTGCTTTGGGTGGGTAGTTCATTTAACCCAACTACCCAATATCCTTTTTTATCGGGATCAAGTAAATCGTCAAAAACATCTAACCTAACGTATTTGGAGTTGGGATCTGCCGAACTCGGAACGGTGTATTCGTTTAATGGACTTTTTACGCCTTCAACAATTAAGGTGTTTGGATCTGCGGCTATAGAATTAGTATCCGATGGGGTTGTAGTCGAATCCTTTGGGGTTGTTGTACTTTGCGTTGGGCTGCTGGTTTCGGGTTGGGTTTCCTCATCTTTTTTGCAGCCAATAAATGCAATTCCAATTACTAACATACCTATTATTACGTTTTTCATATCTCTGTTATTTATCATTAAAGCTTTAAGTATTGAAGACCGCCGGTTGCTGGTAAATACAGCCCGTTGTTCTTATCCATTAAAAAATTATCACCGACCAACCATTCCTTAAATACGATGCGGTTACTCAGGGTTTTGGTCTGAAGGTTAACATGAATGATTTGAGCCACTGCTATGGTAAAGTCGAGGCGTTGAGTGGAATAAATCGTGTACCAGTCGTTGGGGCTATAGGAGTCAGAATGAACTCCCTTTTCAAATCCATCAACATTGGACCGTTCCATCCAGTAAAAACCGGTTTTGGTTTCTATCAATAGAGGTGGTAATTGATCGGAAAGTGTAAAGTCTTTTGGGTTTAACAAGCCTTCGGTCACATAACAGGCCAACAGATTTCCTTTCTTGTCGAGATGAACAATAAAATGGGACCGCCCTACTTCATTGGCATATTCTCTTCTGGCCGAACAAACAATCAGTAAATCACCGTTTTTGAGTTCTTTAATTTTCTCAATTTCGGCGTACTTGAATTTTTTGATTTTGGCTTTTTCTTTTGTCGGTACCTGCTGCTTTTCACTAAGATGTTCGTTAGTCAGGTTTACACATCGAAGCTCTTTTCCGGCCGAAACATACGATACTGAAAGGGCCACTTTCTTGCCTCCAAATGTTTCGTAAGTCGGTGCAATTACGCAGAGTTCTCCCCCAGAATTCTTATAGATAGTGGCAACGGGTTGCTTGTTTACCTTTCCTCCGGATTTATTGATGCTCAATGGAATTAGATGCTTCTTGTTGCCTAATTCATCCACTTGCAAAAGCTTGTATTGGTCTCCCGATGCTAACAAAATGGAACCTTCTTTTCCCTCTTTTAAAAAGGGGTTTTCGCCCAGTAGCATTTTCATACCTACGTCAATGGTGGTTTTATTTACCCATGTTTGATTGGGCACGTCGTAAACCCCGGATAAAAATTGATCAACACCTGCCACGGGAAGGACTCCCCCAATGTAGGCCAGGTCATTTCCAGAAATGTAGCGCCGGTATTTGGCAAAATTGAGGGTTTTACCAGCTTCGGTTGGAGGCAGAAGCAAGTAGTTGTTTCTATCAATGGCGGTTTCATTAATTGGATAAGCAACAAAACTCCAGAAGTTCTCTTCGAACTTAGTTGAACTGCTTTTTTGAAACTTATAACCACTCCAAACACCACTGGAGTGGTAGTTATCTTTAAAAGTGCCAAGAACCAACTTTGGGCTACCGGTAAATGTGCTGTTCTTTAAATAGGCTGCTTTATAATCCTTTAAATTTTGTTGTTCGGTGGTCAAAAAAGTGCTGTCTTGATTTACGCCAAGTTCGCGAATGGTTTCTTGGGTATAATCTTTAATCAAAACCTCTTTAACGTTCCCGTTTTGATCAAAATGAACTACTTCTAATTTCTCTTCGGTACTCTTTTTGGGAGTAAACCTATAGAGCTGAAAAATCGAGCCATCTTTACTGCTTTGATACAATCCAACCTTTTCGGCATTTCCTTTTTTTAGCTGCTTTTTTACAACCTTTTGGTGTTCAATTTCAACAACCTTATTTTCAATTTTTTGTGCGTGAAGCATTCCAATAGCCCCAAGCATAACTAGCGTTAATACTTTGTTTTTCATAGTGTTTAGATTTAAGGCAAAGTTGAAATCGAGCGGGCTGGATTTAGTCAGTACATATTGGTAAAACACTAAGTATTAATACTTACTTTGGTAGCAAAACGAAGATTTGCAGCGATATTCCATCCTCTTGATTTTATGGGTTGTTATGGGCAATGCGGCTTATTGCACCAACCTCGATAGTCTGTTGACCGAAGCCAAAAACGAGAAAAATAGTATTGAAAACCGGGTACTGTGTTACGACGAGTTGAGCTATCAAAATTCGGGTCAGAACCCAACTTTGGCCATAGAGTATAGCAACCTTGCTGTACAATTAGCAAGAACTTCCGACGACTCTTTATTGGTGGCCAAAGCACTCAATGGATTGAGTATTCCCTACATAAGTAGTGGGAAGTATTTTGAGGCAAAACGAGTTATCGGTGATGCTATTAGGGCAGATAGTTCAGACGTGAGTTTGAAGGGAAGGCTCCACAGTAAACTCGGACTTATCCTTCAGGAGCTATTGGAATTGGAAGAAGCGCTCCAACACCAAATTATTGCCCAAAAGGCCTTTGAACAAACCATGGACTCTGTTTCCCTTGCCCAAACCTATATTAACATTGGTAATTTGCTCACTGACAAAAAAGATTACCAAGGTGCCTTCGACAACTTTGAAAAGGCGGAACCCATTCTGGCAAAATACAATGCCACCCGACCACTAGGTAACTTGTATTATCATTTAGCTACTACGCTCAAGGCAATGGAAAAATTGGATCTATCCTTGGAGTATATTTCAAAGAGTGAAGAATATTATCGGACCTTAAATTCGAACTACGAAATTTCAACAGTATTGACCCAAAAGGGCTCTATTCAAAATAAGCTGAAACAATACGAAGAGTCCGCTGAGAGTTATTCGGAATCCATATCGTTATCAAAATCCGTAGGCGACAGCATAGGTATTGCATTAAACTACATAAACCTCGGTAATCTCT is a window encoding:
- a CDS encoding glycoside hydrolase family 3 protein; its protein translation is MIRILLTTAFIATLIPWVNGQENELQRFFEYDPVVENRVDEIFQSLNDTARVAQMVVTSAGELGKPEKVVIQLARENKIGGIVFLKGTKEDHKRLIDSINAISSSQGYLPLLYSIDAEPSLFNGRLQGTETLMNTADIKTVQQSDSVARIINEQLLDIGFRQNFAPVADISPQNEAIRNRSFGNDKDTVIELSKQFIQTTQEQGIIATAKHFPGHGLVKGDTHEKSVYIDGELQELDVYPPLIEAGVLSIMIAHITIRNNPKYNTDGLPASCSRNIVTDLLKEELGFKGLVITDALNIMKAVTIIDDAPLLASKAGNDMLLMPIDETKTIESILDEMENDSDYKTQVYQSVKKIIRLKLFLGLME
- a CDS encoding T9SS type A sorting domain-containing protein, with protein sequence MFKRNLLVLFFLGVIGSLHAQFISNQSIEMDHDHYSIESVGEDVIMAGTVYPIGSLTNTDIHVQKMDQSGSVIWEKFHDIGSDERCLDMSLQGEDYILLTGSNLVNGKHKIFVMRLNQSDGSFVDLVELEHDPNTIYTEQFAHDILYSRDRDKYFLVGYASENPLYPGGNAALSNETCLLISLNNDLTFNWSYEINTPTSATLQSRNEFLSITEIPGVGIVVNGRITSVSDPINGAFCYDYSGSLIWSTSHTIQGNNIHNIHPSKAGYFDATNDKYYYVENQRFEGPSLVEVSQASTPGAFISRIANYPDLEDVHNLDCRISFIDVHPQSNTMTLAGYSSLVGCGYPLNARDFRNIVLQVDLSSLSVTNVNQIRAYNPGLRNHDHYHYSLEDYRDNVRDRITRWNDGYALANYQFSSTSGANGVLDLTVTQTDMIGKTNMECEEEFSTQTEFPAFTMTGVQDPTDRQYDVHFKLSDSYESPHLISYGCPQELSCNINITGITRTLIGCYYYSHTVNYTAGPGTYAYQYYWDWGDGNSSTTTVPTADHNYGINPAECQYNVCVTVYARGADGTLCQQTYCSNERMVNFGLPNCESCGPPPTPKQPLSDGSDFSLQAEISFAPNPASQMVTFFGFGEQTHVSVYDMSGKKVLSANLDGSNELDISTLSPGYYNLVASDNEEHVLREKLIINR